The following nucleotide sequence is from Bos taurus isolate L1 Dominette 01449 registration number 42190680 breed Hereford chromosome 3, ARS-UCD2.0, whole genome shotgun sequence.
GGCCTGCTGTTCATCCAGAGTTCAGCAATCCCAGAGACAGACTCCCAGCTGACACAGAGATGGACCGGGCCGTAAGGGGGTCGGGGGACCTTGAAAGTGACCTTAGTGTTCCCGATGTGCAACTCGTACTCTcccactttgttgacaaagagaAGCAGCTCATTGTCTTTAGATTTAGTGCTGTAGGAGAAGAGGCTGTAGGGGCGAGTGAGGTCTGTGAAGGCTTTCAGGCACAGAGTGAAACTCCTCAGCGGCTTCCTCACCCTGGGGATCAGGGTCACGTAGGCTGTGTCTGATTGTTCAGGGAAAATAAACACCTTCCCTCTCAAGtctgtggaggaaaaaaaaaagcagtgtgaCAAAAAGTCTGCCAGTTCTCTTGTTTGGTTTGCTCTCACTGCAGATCATGGACTGCTTCTTGATAGAGTATATTCAGCATTTACAAGGTGCCTATAAGTGCACTATTTGTATAAGCAAAATGTGTTAAAATGCAGGTTTGTTACAGTTGTTCTGATAGAAGAATAAAAGATGTCCTCTATGAACCCCCACTGTCATCTCCTTTGCAGGTTTCATCTAGGTAGAACACAAACACCAGCCACAGAAAATGAAACACAGCTGGCTCCTGGAGTGTAAACGTTAAAGTCTGTAGCATCCTGTCCTCTCCCAATGCTGATCATCTTCTGAGATGTCAGTGATCTAAATATCACCCTATGCGTGATGTCTGACCTTGTCAGTATACAAACCTGGAGTCAAATAGCATAGTTAGCCAGAGAGTGGTGTTTTGAATAACTTTTTACTGATAGTGATACAACAGAGAAGTGTCTCAAACTTGAGAAGATGGGGTTGTGCTTAATGGATATAACACAAAGGGAGGGGAAAACATTAATGCTCTTTAACTGCTAATAAAAACCAAGCTTTTTTGGTAGCACTTCTGCATCATAAATTTTTCCCTTAAACTTATCTCACTCAATCTTCATAAACAACTCTTTGCTAGTTTGATGTCATTCTTATACGCATTTcataggtgaagaaactgaggattaGACTTCAGCAATTTCACAAAAGCAGCAATTCAATTAGTATGGGAGAAACTGGTTCTCTAAGTAAAGTCCAAGATTGTTCTAAAATTTTGTATTGAGAAGGGTCAGAGAATGACCACCCTAACCCCTGTAATATCCTCTTTTTCTAATAAAAGGTTTGCATAGCCATTCTTGTTCTCTCAGGTGAGAGGTAATGGTGTTCCCATGTAATAAGGATAGCCAGCTATTCTTTCTCTAGCCCCAGGGCTTCCCTATGCCAGGCATATCCTGAGTCATAAGCATCTGGggtggttttaaaaatatgtccgAAATACTTCTCCTCTCCTTGATTGTAGACTAACTTGCTACTAAAGAATAGAATACAGCAGAACCAAGACAAGTGACAGAAGATTAGATTATGAAAAGTCTGTGCTTTTTTCAAGCTGCTTccaaactttatttctttttaaattttttaaatttaatttttattttatattggagtatagttgatttacaatgttgtattatacAGGTATACAGTTTCAGGGATACAGCtaagtgtatgtgtatacatatatacacatatatatgtatgtatatgtacacatatacataccgTTTTTTTTTAGACActtttcctatataggttattatacaatattgaatagagttccctgtcctatacagtatgtccttgttgattatttattttatatataatagtgtctacatgttaatcccaaactcctatttatccctccccaccccactcatttcccctttagtaaccatgagtttgttttccatgtctatgagtctgtttctgttttgtaaataagttaatttgtatcatttccttttagattatGCATATaagaaacatcatatgatatttctctttctctgtctgacttacttcactcagtatgacaatctctacgttcatccatgttgctgcaaatgggattatttcatttttttaatggctgagtaatgctccattgtacacacacacacatatacatcttctttatccattcatctaggttcctaggacatttaggttgcttccatgtcttggctattgtaaacagcactgcaataaacattggggtgcatgtatcttttctaattatagttttctctggatatatgcccaggaatgggattgctggatcatatggtagttctatttttagttttttaagaaagacTACCATTTGTGCTGGGCACTTTCTCTCTGTTAGATTTCTCACTGTTGGAGAAGCTAGTTGCTATGTTATAGGCTGCCTGATAGAAAGGTCCAGGTGGCAAGGAACTAAGGGCAGCCTCAAGCCAACAGCCAGTGAAGAACTGAGACCCTCAACTCAATAGCCTGTAAAGGCTGAATCCTGACGATAACCATGTGAGTAAGCAAAGAAGCAGATCCTCCCCAAGTCAAGTCTTCAGATGAGAGGATGTCTCTGCTTGACTGACTGCAACTCATGAGAAACCTAGAGTCAGAATcatccagctgagctattccctGATTcttatggacgtgagtctgagtgaactccaggagttggtcatggacagggaggcctggcatgctgtgattcatggggtcgagaagagtcagacacgactgaacgactaaactgaactgaacggaatctGCAGAAAGTATGAGACcactaaatgtttgttgttttaagctgctatgTTTTAAGGTGATTTGCAATACTGCAAATCACTTGCAATACTGCAAAAGGACTTATACCATCCTTCATTCACCTGTTCCtcaaaacagcagcagcagtaacaaaaCGTGCTGTACTTCAGTTCCCCTGAGACTTGGAGAAAACTTTATCCAAACAAAACTTAGGACCTACCTTTCTGTGTCATGCCCTCTGGGAGAAAGGCGAGGAGCAGGACACCCAGAAGAAGCTTCTCCATTCTGTGCTCCTTGGGTCTTCAGGAGTAGTGGGAGAAACAGCAATGGTCATACCAATGGagagatgctcactccttggctTCTTATATTGTGCTTTTAGAGGCACTGCCTTTGTTCTCGCAACAGAAGGCGAAGCTGTAGATGGTAAATATTAACTGAACCAGGATATGATTTAGAAAcaaatttgtttactttttggtCTATTGTTTCAGTTGTagagtctttcctttctcttttaactGTTCTATTTCCTGCTGAGCTGTGCTATTCATGTCTTCCCACAAGAAAAAGAGGCTCTATGCCCTcttaaaagtgtgaaagtgttagtcgcttaagtcatgtccaactcttttgtgaccccagtggactggagtgggtaaccattcccttttccaggggatcttcccaacccagagattgaacacaggtctcctgcattgtttaGAGACTAGGGTATCACCATGGAGAAATGGATATTTACTGATTCAGGTGGCTGTGAGCTTCAGGATAGTGGAGATCCAGCTCttgtgaggagaaggcaatggcaccccactccagcactcttgcctggaaaatcccatggacggagaagcctggtaggctgcagtccatggggtcactaagagtcggacatgactgagcaacttcactttcactttccactttcatgcactggagaaggaaatggcaacccactccagtgttcttgcgtggagagtcccagggataggggagcctgtgggctgccgtctttggggtcgcacagagtcggacatgactaaagcgacttagcagcagcagcagcagcagctcttgtgATCTTGATGATGAAGCTGCCAAGTTGTCTGTAAAGGAGCTCCTAGATTATGGGTGTTAAGATAATGGCCTTCACCTGGAATCTGGACATCAACTGGAAAACAAGCTCTAAGAGAGTGTCTGTGTGGGTGGATAGACTGAGCCCATCTTGAAAGGGCACAGAATACTGCTTAGATACTGGGAGCAAGCCAGTTCATCAGAATGAACTAATTTAGGTGTTTCCAGGctgatgagaagaactaaagaaaattaTCTAACGCTCTTGGTTGCAAACAACAAAAGACACTGTATTAGTTGTGACAGTTTATTTCTACCTAATTAAGCTGTGCAACAAACCACCTCAaaactcagtttttaaaacaataaacaatCATTTAGTTCATGAGTATCTGTGTTGTCGATTTGGGCTTCGGGAGTTTTTGGTCTCAGCTGGGTGATTAACAGCAAGTCAGCTAGTTGGACAATAATATTATATGAGTCAGAAATGGTGCAATGGgaattaaagcattttaaaatccttgtcttttttgtataattttaggTTGGTTTAAATCGGTCTTGATTTCTCCTACTCTCCTTTAACTCTCAAACTATATTCAAAGTTACATATAAAATCAAGAATTCCCTaaggaacttttaaaattatctttcataGTAtgtttatataacataaaataaataagtcatttttcataaaatgtgtTACTTTAGATGAATATATTGCAATTAAAGTTACACTGCAAGTTAATTTTATTAAAGCCTTTAATAATATTCATGCCACATATCTAAAAAGACAAAATTGGCTTATCCACATTTAATAAGCACTTCACATTACTGAATTAATTTTAACTATGAAAGCAAGAACACAATTTGTGGACAGATTCAAAGTGACATTTTGTATACCTCATTTCATTTGGGGAtagaaataaacatattaaaatgaaGTTCGAAGTTGAATTACTTTTTGCTACATcagaaatatatgtaaatatagttgatgatttttatttgtgtttctgaTCCCTGTGTTTAGAGCCTAAACACacacccaatttaaaaaatataaaactattattGCTAGATTCTAAGTACGATCCTCCATCAGTATCTGTGGGGGATATCCCCCATATTAAAATTCATGGATGCTCAATTTCTGTGTATAAAATGGTACAGTATTTGCAAATAATAGACACACATCCTCCTGTACACTATGAATCATCTCCAGATTACTTACAATGCCTAATGCAATGTAAATTCTATGCAAATAGCTGGTGCATGGTGAATAACCATGGTGAATTCAaggtttgctttttggaactttctggaattttttttcctaaatattattGAACTGCAGTTAGTTGAATCCATGGACAGAACCCATAGACATGAAGGGCCAACTGTGTTTACCTTCCAAGGGCTTAATTAAGTGTTAATGACATCTTGATGTGCTGTGCTGAAGAATATTTATAACATTAGAATCTTTCTGTCAATCAGTAtggataaatttcaaaaatacataaatttaaaataataccatATGTTTATAATTAATTGGTGCAGACAGGTACAATACATAAACACGCAAAGGAAAAATACACACATTCTCAGTGTGGTTACTTCTGCAGaagcaagaaggaaggaaggggaaagagtGAAGGGAGTTTCAGATTGTATTCATAAATGttactatcttaaaaaaaaagagataggaAACAATTATGACAAATATGGCATGGCAAAAATATGGTATGTATAGTATTTGTTATACAATTTTATAATTTGGCtcttttgtaaatttaaaattttcacagctgttattttttgtttttaaaggtaaaatatcAGGTGAATTTTGAGTGATTGTTTTTATAGTTCTTATTTATGTGCTATATTTCAATATGAATATTCCTTACAACCCATAAATTTAACCAATGATGACTTAAAGATAGAAGTTAAACAGATACATGACTGATGGGAAAAAAAGAGTGTAAAATGACATAATGGTCAAAATCGCCAAGTCTCTTGCAGTGATGAATTCTCAGGGTGGTTGAGTCATGAACAAGCACTTCAGATCATAGCTGACTTCCAGACCTGCTCCACTGACTTCCACTGGGAGGTCTTCAGCAGGTTCCTTTCTCAAGGAACAAGgtcaagggacttctctggtggtccagtggttaagactctggacttccactgcaggatgcacaggttccatctctggtcccaCAAGATCCCAAATTCCtcatagcatggccaaaaaatttaaaaataaaggaaaaaggccAGAGGTGACCTACATCGTGAACTATGTCAGTTTTCTGATGAGCTTCCAGTCCTTCCTATTTCCACGTCCTATTTTCAGTCTTGTCCCAAGATATGGCAGCCCAGACAGTAAGTGTCAGTGAGGCTGTACCCTGAGGAAGACATTGAGtctgttttcttgtcttttcttgcTCAGTCTTCCTCAGGAGAAAACAGGGAAACACTGGCAGAAGTGCTCAaggagaaaacaaacatttttcttcatttttctgtgcATTTATCATCTAGACTTGACCCTAGTCAGCTAGAGAAAGAGCTTGTCTTTGGAAGAAGGGCGTAAGAAGCCGGGTGTTATGTCTCCTCTTGCTAGGACACTGCACTCACTGACTGTCCTTCAGCTCTTGGGATTTACTTAGAAGGGAGGCACAGGCAAGTAGGTACTGAGTCCAGTAGGGCAGAAGCTCCCAACCTAGAAAAACCAGGGAGATATTGAAGGGTTTTTAATGGAGGGAGACAGTTGGAGTGGAGACAGGAAGAAGTGGCAGAAAAATGTGGGAAATGGTTTTTTGAGCACCAGTGATCCTTATGGCCAGAGAAAAGAGAGCTGGCTTGGCTGCTAGGTGGTAACACTGTTATCTTTAGTTCAAGAGAACGAGAAATGGTCTGGGGCCTACTTGCCagaaggaaatcagccttgactATTATTCTTCAGTTTCTggtttaggttacttccatgtgaGAAGTATGGTCATGGAAGGAGCAGTAACTTTAGTTCAAAGATTCAGCACCCTCTGCCTCactttttttagttgaagtatagatcatgtataatattatattaattacaAGTGTACGATATGGTGACTTACAATTTtgaaaggttatattccatttatgcTGTGTTGTCACTtcggtcatgcctgactctttgagacctatggactttagcccaccaggcttctctgtccatgggattctccaggcaagaatactggactgggttgctgtgccctcctccaggagatcttcccaacccaggaactgaacccatatctctggtatctcccacattgcaggcaagttctttactcactgatccacctgggaagctcatactccatttatagctattataaaGTATTTGCTGTGTTTCCCATGTTGTAAAacatatccttatagcttattttatatctaacagtttgtacctcttaatcccctacccctttATTATTGAGTGACTTTCAGGaagttaaatatttcttgaactttggtttcctcatttataaaatagaaacaaaaaaaaatgctaccTCACAGAGtctttatgaagattaaatgaaattggTTATGAGATTAGATATttaaaatgctataaaaatatctgtagctaaaaaaataaataaataaaagatttctcTTCTCCTATAGTATAGAAGTAATTTTATGGTTTCCCTCCAGATATGAGTTCTGACAAGAGTACAAATTCTATagagaaacacagaaaaataattagGGCATTCTGAAAATTTCATTCATGATGATCTGGCTTTGAAAGAAGAGCTGGTTTCATCTTCATATGAGGAGTATCCTTAAGAATCTTATTATGATTATCACATCTTAGGGGGAAGAGAAGCAAAGGGTCTCACTGGATATGCTTTGTTTGAAAGGTACACTTTGATTTAGTAAATTATAGATAGATGTGTACTGTCAGTCATACCTAGCCAGAAGAAGGTTTTATTCCTtatatttctctaaaataaaaacagacgaGCACACAATTATTAAACTCCCATCTCTATCTTAAAAGGAGATATGTTCATAAGATTTTAATCTCAGCATTTGAGATGACAACTTTGGGGACATTAAGCCACTGGAGATTTGGTCCTTTTCTTATGAAAAGGTGACTGAAGGTTGTGAAGGATGCAACACAAAAAGTGGTATTTACATCAGTCAAGTTTTCTACTTCCTATCCAAACAGGAATTACAAGAGAGACTCAGGAAAGCCAAGTCAATTCAACAGACTATGATTGACACCATATTTATTTATCACCAGCCATACCCAACTGTGTGTGGAAAATTCTCTGACTTTGAGGGTAAACTGCCCAGGAGAGCTCTCTTTAATGCTGTCTCTTTAAGGAATAGATCTGAGATTTGTCCTATAGGATTGCATGCTCTTTTTAAAGGACATATGTACCATCTATTGTAATGACATCATCAGTATGAGCTATGAGAGCCAAAGGGAAGTATAGAGTCCACAGCCTTTCTTCATTACCCTCAACAAACAAACTTGTCTAAAGATTTCCCTGAAATTGAGTTGATAGACCGAAACAAGTAAGATAGGAAAAAATATCCTCATAGGGTCTTTGATTCCTCtatcacatataaataaaatatgtttttgtaaGTCTTATGTAAACT
It contains:
- the MPTX1 gene encoding mucosal pentraxin precursor, which encodes MEKLLLGVLLLAFLPEGMTQKDLRGKVFIFPEQSDTAYVTLIPRVRKPLRSFTLCLKAFTDLTRPYSLFSYSTKSKDNELLLFVNKVGEYELHIGNTKVTFKVPRPPYGPVHLCVSWESVSGIAELWMNSRPVGRKGLRRGYTLGQDARIILGQEQDSFGGKFDAKQSFVGEIWDVSLWDHVVSLKNLCFTCYTSNILNWKALIYQAKGYVVVKPKL